Part of the bacterium genome, GTATAGAAGCGGGAGATGTGCTAGGCAACTCAGATGAGAGAAGAAACCGTAATGAACTAACCCCCCGAACTTATGAGGTTCTTTTGGGCTTCCTGCGCGTCTTTCCTGATAGTTCGGCTGATCGTTAGTAGGTGAAAGGAGTAAAGTGAACCCTTCTGTTAACAGCCCACGCGACCTCAGTGCTTGCACGGTCAAGGGGGACTTCACTCCCGTAACTGATCGTTTCTATTCGGTTTCTGTCCACACCGAGTGCTATCATAGCGTCCCTGACTGCTTCAGCTCTTCTCTGACCGAGCGCAAGGTTGTACTCAGTAGTGCCCCGCTCATCGCAGTGCCCCTCTAACTGAATCTTTACGCCTGGGTTCGCATTCAACACTTGGATATTGAGAGCAATTCTTTCACGGGCAATGTCGTCTACTGAATAGGAGTCGAACCCGAACCGGACATCCTTAAAAAGACCTTCTCCTTCGGCTTCAGGAATTGAGCCTGTTCCGTAGCGTGCTGCAAGCTCTGAATCCAGTTCAGATTCTGAGAGGCCAAGATAGCTACTACTGTTATTTGCTAAGCTTTCTGGGTCTTCGCCCCCTCCTCCCAATAATGAGCTGCACCCGGAAAAGACAAGGGAGACGAGGAGTATCGCGCTTGTCATGAGGGGAACCATACAGTCTTTGAGTGAGATTGAGAGCGAGTCCCATCTTCCCAGAGTTTGCCATCCATAGGCGGGTTCTTTCTCTAGGGACTTACTCACGCGTGTCTTTGGAGTTCCAAGCCAGCTCTGAACCTCGCTGTTATGCGCTGAT contains:
- a CDS encoding OmpA family protein, giving the protein MTDSPFMTDSVDFHSVDFHSVDFHSVDFHGNDQMTGSDPITERSSSAHNSEVQSWLGTPKTRVSKSLEKEPAYGWQTLGRWDSLSISLKDCMVPLMTSAILLVSLVFSGCSSLLGGGGEDPESLANNSSSYLGLSESELDSELAARYGTGSIPEAEGEGLFKDVRFGFDSYSVDDIARERIALNIQVLNANPGVKIQLEGHCDERGTTEYNLALGQRRAEAVRDAMIALGVDRNRIETISYGSEVPLDRASTEVAWAVNRRVHFTPFTY